Proteins encoded together in one Macadamia integrifolia cultivar HAES 741 unplaced genomic scaffold, SCU_Mint_v3 scaffold812, whole genome shotgun sequence window:
- the LOC122070040 gene encoding uncharacterized protein LOC122070040 has protein sequence MATSPTNTGSPVLDPSFPYYLHHSKNPGTLLVSTPLNGDNYLTWHHAMRMALHAKNKMMFVNRSLPKPIASLSEVQIWDRCNFMVLSWILNVLNCTIADSVLYVNTAHSVWKELEERYALLIFHLKRSISTIQQGNDSLVAYYTCLKMLWDELTSYVPIPACICGAQSALHSVNQQERVYQFLMGLFD, from the coding sequence ATGGCGACATCACCCACCAATACTGGTAGTCCAGTTCTTGATCCTTCATTTCCTTACTATCTTCACCATTCAAAAAACCCAGGAACCCTTCTTGTTTCCACTCCTCTTAACGGCGATAATTACCTTACTTGGCATCACGCTATGCGTATGGCACTTCATGCCAAGAACAAAATGATGTTCGTTAATAGGTCTCTCCCAAAACCAATTGCATCTCTCTCTGAAGTTCAAATTTGGGATCGATGCAACTTTATGGTTTTATCTTGGATTCTGAATGTCCTCAACTGTACCATCGCTGATAGCGTTTTGTATGTTAACACAGCCCACTCTGTCTGGAAAGAGCTTGAGGAGCGCTATGCTCTGCTTATCTTTCACCTCAAGCGATCAATTTCCACTATCCAACAAGGCAACGATTCCCTCGTTGCTTACTATACCTGTCTCAAGATGCTATGGGATGAATTGACATCTTATGTACCCATTCCTGCATGCATATGTGGAGCCCAATCAGCTCTTCACTCTGTGAACCAACAAGAACGGGTATACCAGTTCCTTATGGGACTCTTTGACTGA